The Anopheles moucheti chromosome 3, idAnoMoucSN_F20_07, whole genome shotgun sequence genome contains the following window.
CTAACAACGATTGAGATCCCCGGCGAATATAATGCGATACACACGCTCGATCTGTCCCACAACCTGTTAACCGATGTTGGTAACATTTCCAAACTGACGAATCTGTATAAGTTGGATTTGTCGTTTAACGCACTGCAAGCCTTACCGCTGACCATCTTCTTGAAGATGCAGTATCTTGGAATGCTTAATCTGGAGGCAACCAATCTGACGGCACTGGAACACGGCATCTTCTCGCAGCAGTCCAATCTGACCGTGCTGGATGTATCGTTCAATCGATTCAAGACACTCGACCTGACCGTGCTGACGGCCGCTACGAAACTCGAAAAATTGCAAATCGATGGTAACAATCTGTCCAGCATACAGTACCATCGCCTGCCAGCCATGTTTCCTTCGCTCAACTATCTCGGATTGTTCGCAAACGCTTGGAACTGTTCCTATCTGGTAGATATGGTGCAGTTTTGTCGACAACATGCGATCCTGGTTAACCCGTTGAAAGCTTACGCCACCACGCTGGACACGTCCAATGTACAGGGTATCTACTGTAAGAGTTCCCAGGAATCAATTCTTCCCGCGGTAGCTCCAATAGATCACCCAATGGGCACGGAATCACCAGCAGAGTTAACGATCGACCATCTGCTACAAATGATTAATGAAATGAACCGTACAACGGAACAATTGATGCAGCAGATGGTACAAACGATTCGTCAACGTCCTGGTGATAGTGGAGTTGTTGGTGGAGCGAGCCCAGCGATAGTGACCGCATCCTGCACCGAACTTCACGCGTACAACTATCAGGTGTTTATTCTGCTCATTCTCTCCATAATACTGATCATCAACGTAGGTTTTCTGCTGTGGGTGCAGCACAATGCGAACGTGCGACGGGCCGTCGATCGTATGATCATCTTCCGCCGCGAACAAG
Protein-coding sequences here:
- the LOC128303085 gene encoding insulin-like growth factor-binding protein complex acid labile subunit; translation: MVLHSTFVIFLAIVVLACVTEALIYQCDHYGKDGQYSSRHCTLHSLQIVHDAEDVDFTSEYPRPYYFDFQESKMDEIPRALFTAFPEMQTIDFENTGIETINKFTFEKAKQLRNLYLSRNRLMVLNNLIFKGCDLLEWIDLSHNRIKEIKEKAFYDIPTLTRLDLTNNRLETLPETVFADLPSLADLKLSGNLLTTLGARIFDHSRLISLGLNDNRLQAIHLNDTFKSWQVVRLRGNFLKSVVLPSTPMLIDLAQNNLTTIEIPGEYNAIHTLDLSHNLLTDVGNISKLTNLYKLDLSFNALQALPLTIFLKMQYLGMLNLEATNLTALEHGIFSQQSNLTVLDVSFNRFKTLDLTVLTAATKLEKLQIDGNNLSSIQYHRLPAMFPSLNYLGLFANAWNCSYLVDMVQFCRQHAILVNPLKAYATTLDTSNVQGIYCKSSQESILPAVAPIDHPMGTESPAELTIDHLLQMINEMNRTTEQLMQQMVQTIRQRPGDSGVVGGASPAIVTASCTELHAYNYQVFILLILSIILIINVGFLLWVQHNANVRRAVDRMIIFRREQGASIQTELHEEI